One window of Triticum dicoccoides isolate Atlit2015 ecotype Zavitan chromosome 5A, WEW_v2.0, whole genome shotgun sequence genomic DNA carries:
- the LOC119298432 gene encoding uncharacterized protein LOC119298432 encodes MPSGAGGKVMPKSKASFFLHGLLLYVLLPVLAVYVVALALSPLFSGSCPPAEDASNAVARLAADAAAGRNASSFSSSNNMMQRSPAPLARRVRKPSPSADAAPTGLRHILFGIGASSSMWKSRREYIRVWWRPGKMRGFVWLDKPVPEYYSRNSSTGLPALKISADTSEFPYTHGAGSRSALRISRIVSESYRLGLPGVRWFVMGDDDTVFFPDNLVDVLSRYDHTQPYYIGNPSESHIQNLIFSYGMAFGGGGFAISRALAAQLARMQDGCMHRYPALYGSDDRIHACMSELGVPLTRHLGFHQCDIWGDVLGLLGSHPVVPLVTLHHFDFLQPVFPAARSRTAALRRLFDGPARLDPAAVAQQSVCYDREKQWTVSVSWGFAVVVVRGVVSPREMETPMRTFLNWYKRADYTAYSFNTRPVARNHCQRPQVYYMRRSRMERRVRRRTNATLETTVTEYERHTPAPNVTCRWRIPDPAGLLDRVVIVKKPDPDLWKRSPRRNCCRVVSSPKNGTKLDRTMAVDVGVCRDGEFARI; translated from the exons ATGCCCTCCGGCGCCGGCGGCAAGGTCATGCCCAAGTCCAAGGCCTCCTTCTTCCTCCACGGCCTCCTCCTCTACGTGCTCCTCCCCGTCCTCGCCGTCTACgtcgtcgccctcgccctctccccgcTCTTCTCCGGCTCCTGCCCGCCGGCCGAGGACGCCAGCAATGCCGTCGCTCGTCTCGCGGCGGACGCGGCTGCCGGCCGCAACGCTTCTTCGTTTTCGTCGTCGAATAATATGATGCAGCGTTCGCCGGCGCCGTTGGCGCGGCGCGTGCGGAAGCCGAGCCCGTCCGCGGACGCCGCGCCGACGGGGCTGCGGCACATCCTGTTCGGCATCGGCGCGTCGTCGTCCATGTGGAAGAGCCGGCGGGAGTACATCCGGGTGTGGTGGCGGCCGGGGAAGATGCGCGGCTTCGTGTGGCTGGACAAGCCAGTGCCGGAGTACTACTCCCGGAACTCCTCCACGGGCCTCCCCGCCCTCAAGATAAGCGCGGACACGTCCGAGTTCCCCTACACGCACGGCGCCGGCAGCCGCTCCGCGCTGCGCATCTCCCGCATCGTCTCCGAGAGCTACCGGCTGGGGCTCCCCGGCGTGCGGTGGTTCGTCATGGGCGACGACGACACCGTCTTCTTCCCGGACAACCTGGTGGACGTGCTGTCCCGCTACGACCACACGCAGCCATACTACATCGGGAACCCCTCCGAGAGCCACATCCAGAACCTCATCTTCTCCTACGGCAtggccttcggcggcggcggcttcgccaTCAGccgcgcgctcgccgcgcagctggCGCGCATGCAGGACGGCTGCATGCACCGCTACCCGGCGCTCTACGGCAGCGATGACCGCATCCACGCCTGCATGTCGGAGCTGGGCGTGCCGCTCACCCGCCACCTGGGCTTCCACCAGTGCGACATCTGGGGGGACGTGCTCGGCCTGCTGGGCTCCCACCCGGTGGTGCCGCTCGTGACGCTGCACCACTTCGACTTCCTGCAGCCCGTGTTCCCCGCGGCGCGGTCCCGCACGGCGGCGCTGCGGCGGCTCTTCGACGGGCCCGCGCGGCTGGACCCGGCCGCCGTGGCGCAGCAGTCCGTGTGCTACGACCGGGAGAAGCAGTGGACGGTGTCGGTGTCGTGGGGGTTCGCGGTGGTGGTGGTGCGCGGGGTGGTGTCGCCGCGGGAGATGGAGACGCCGATGCGCACCTTCCTCAACTGGTACAAGCGCGCCGACTACACGGCCTACTCCTTCAACACGCGGCCCGTGGCGCGCAACCACTGCCAGCGCCCGCAGGTGTACTACATGCGGCGGTCCCGGATGGAGCGCCGGGTCCGGCGCCGCACCAACGCCACGCTCGAGACGACCGTGACCGAGTACGAGCGGCACACCCCCGCGCCCAACGTCACATGCCGGTGGCGCATCCCCGACCCCGCCGGCCTGCTCGACCGCGTCGTCATCGTCAAGAAGCCCGACCCCGACCTCTGGAAACGG TCTCCGAGGAGGAACTGCTGCAGGGTGGTGTCGTCGCCCAAGAACGGGACGAAGCTGGATCGGACCATGGCCGTCGACGTGGGTGTCTGCCGGGACGGCGAGTTTGCTCGAATTTAG